From a single Nymphaea colorata isolate Beijing-Zhang1983 chromosome 4, ASM883128v2, whole genome shotgun sequence genomic region:
- the LOC116253469 gene encoding probable serine/threonine-protein kinase PIX13 → MGNCLGNQKAPSLASGPSSVTPTSGTSTSKTSSSGTRFSSSTGDSRLSGSDAVFSGDEAAPEGQILPVPNLKEFTFAELKAATKGFRPDSLLGEGGFGRVFKGWVDERTLSPAKTGAGINIAVKKLNSESMQGLQEWQSEINFLGRLSHPNLVKLLGYCFDDNELLLVYEYMQRGSLENHIFRRSSAVEPLSWRIRLKILIGAGRGLAFLHQSDREIIYRDFKASNILLDPNYNAKISDFGLAKHGPMGGESHVTTRVMGTHGYAAPEYVATGHLYVKSDVYGFGVVLLEMMTGKRALDTRRPSGQTNLVDWMKPFLGDRRKLLERMDARLDGKYPKKAAFEAAKLAAKCLEPEPKSRPHMKEVVEALERIAAIKEKPRNAKSVNSNDGAPAPPVNGQFHYRHHYPSPRRSPLHPNMESPGNGIPQYQRSPMHRSPLRR, encoded by the exons ACGTCGACGTCGAAGACGAGCAGCAGCGGCACGCGCTTCTCTTCCTCCACCGGAGACTCGCGGCTGTCGGGGAGCGACGCGGTGTTCTCTGGCGATGAGGCGGCGCCGGAGGGCCAGATCCTGCCGGTGCCCAACCTGAAGGAGTTCACCTTCGCGGAGCTGAAGGCGGCGACGAAGGGGTTCCGGCCGGACTCGCTGCTCGGCGAGGGCGGGTTCGGCCGGGTGTTCAAGGGCTGGGTCGACGAGCGCACCCTCTCCCCGGCCAAGACCGGCGCCGGCATAAACATCGCCGTCAAGAAGCTCAACTCGGAGAGCATGCAGGGCCTCCAAGAATGGCAG TCGGAGATAAATTTCTTGGGGAGGCTGTCGCACCCGAACCTGGTGAAGCTGCTGGGCTACTGCTTCGACGACAACGAGCTGCTCTTGGTCTACGAGTACATGCAGCGGGGCAGCCTCGAAAATCACATCTTCAGGC GGAGCTCGGCGGTGGAGCCGTTGTCATGGCGAATCCGGCTGAAGATCCTCATCGGCGCCGGCAGGGGGCTGGCCTTCCTCCACCAATCCGACAGAGAAATCATCTACAGAGACTTCAAGGCGTCCAACATCTTGTTGGACCCG AATTACAATGCAAAAATCTCCGACTTTGGATTGGCCAAGCACGGGCCGATGGGAGGCGAATCCCATGTCACCACGCGAGTCATGGGCACCCATGGCTACGCCGCTCCAGAGTACGTCGCCACGGGACATCTCTATGTGAAGAGTGACGTATACGGCTTTGGAGTGGTGTTGCTGGAGATGATGACCGGGAAACGGGCGCTGGACACCCGCCGGCCGAGCGGGCAAACTAACCTTGTGGACTGGATGAAACCGTTCCTCGGCGACCGGAGGAAGCTTTTGGAGAGGATGGACGCCCGCCTCGACGGCAAGTACCCAAAGAAAGCCGCCTTCGAAGCTGCCAAGCTCGCGGCGAAGTGCCTGGAGCCGGAGCCGAAGAGCCGGCCGCACATGAAAGAGGTGGTGGAGGCACTCGAGCGCATCGCGGCCATCAAGGAGAAGCCGAGGAACGCCAAATCTGTGAACTCGAACGACGGGGCGCCGGCGCCGCCGGTAAATGGTCAATTCCACTACCGCCACCACTACCCAAGTCCGCGACGTTCCCCTCTCCATCCTAACATGGAGAGTCCCGGAAATGGGATTCCCCAATACCAACGGTCACCGATGCACCGGTCGCCGCTCAGGCGGTGA